The following are encoded together in the Brassica napus cultivar Da-Ae chromosome A9, Da-Ae, whole genome shotgun sequence genome:
- the LOC111213446 gene encoding probable plastid-lipid-associated protein 1, chloroplastic: protein MATVPLFTQFPCKTVVPTSSNSKIQSKSPTLVSVNPINRRSEARTAVHRPEFKVRATDVNDEWGPDASERGSNVSVAEKEAEEAIESVEETERLKRSLADSLYGTDRGLSASSETRAEISELITQLESKNPNPAPNEALFLLSGKWILAYTSFVGLFPLLSRRISPLVKVDEISQTIDSDSFTVQNSVRFAGPLATTSFSTNAKFEVQSPKRVQIKFEQGVIGTPQLMDSIEIPESVEVLGQKIDLNPIRGLLTSVQDTASSVARTISSQPPLKFSLPADRAQSWLLTTYLDKDLRISRGDGGSIFVLFKEGSSLLNP from the exons atggcgaCGGTACCCTTGTTCACCCAGTTTCCATGCAAAACCGTAGTTCCAACCTCTTCGAACTCCAAAATCCAATCAAAATCTCCGACTCTAGTGTCCGTAAACCCAATCAACCGGCGGTCGGAGGCTAGAACCGCTGTCCATCGGCCGGAATTCAAGGTCCGAGCCACGGACGTCAATGACGAGTGGGGTCCTGATGCGTCGGAGAGAGGATCGAACGTGTCTGTGGCGGagaaagaagcagaagaagctATTGAATCCGTGGAGGAGACGGAGCGGCTAAAGAGATCGCTAGCTGATTCTTTGTACGGGACAGATCGAGGTCTTAGCGCATCGAGCGAGACGAGAGCCGAGATCAGTGAGCTCATCACGCAGCTTGAGTCCAAGAACCCTAACCCAGCTCCCAACGAAGCTCTGTTTCTCCTCAGTGGCAAATGGATTCTCGC TTACACATCGTTCGTTGGTCTGTTCCCGTTGCTCTCACGTAGAATCTCACCGTTGGTCAAAGTGGATGAGATCTCACAGACCATTGATTCCGACAGCTTCACCGTACAAAACTCTGTACGGTTCGCTGGTCCGCTTGCCACTACATCGTTTAGCACCAACGCTAAGTTCGAAGTCCAAAGTCCTAAGCGCGTCCAG ATCAAGTTTGAGCAAGGTGTTATCGGGACTCCTCAGCTAATGGATTCTATTGAAATCCCTGAATCTGTGGAGGTTCTTGGTCAGAAAATCGATCTCAACCCCATTAGAGGATTACTCACATCTGTCCAGGACACGGCTTCTTCAGTGGCTAGAACCATTTCAAGCCAACCACCACTGAAATTCTCTTTGCCTGCAGACAGAGCCCAGTCGTGGCTGCTCACTACTTATCTCGACAAAGACCTTCGGATCTCGAGAGGCGATGGCGGAAGCATCTTTGTGCTTTTCAAAGAAGGCAGCTCTCTCTTAAACCCTTAG
- the LOC125578330 gene encoding probable tyrosine-protein phosphatase DSP4 translates to MTLESYNGDVQTVPQSENSPNDTEKERELFVPPLNFAMVDNGIFRSGFPEPVSFSFLQSLRLRSIIYLCPEPYPEVNVEFAKSNGIQVFQFGIERCKEPFVNIPDQVIREALQVLLDTENHPVLIHCKSGKHRTGCLVGCVRKIQRWCLSSIFDEYQRFAASKARISDQRFMELFDISNLRHSPLSFSCSKRC, encoded by the exons ATGACGTTGGAGAGTTACAACGGCGATGTTCAGACCGTACCCCAATCGGAGAACTCACCGAACGACAccgagaaagagagagagctgTTCGTGCCGCCGCTCAACTTCGCCATGGTTGATAACGGAATATTCCGTTCCGGTTTCCCCGAACCGGTTAGTTTCAGCTTCCTCCAGTCTCTCCGACTCCGATCCAtcat ATACTTGTGCCCTGAGCCATATCCAGAGGTGAATGTAGAGTTTGCCAAATCGAATGGGATCCAAGTGTTTCAGTTTGGAATCGAGAGATGCAAG GAACCCTTTGTTAATATCCCCGACCAAGTTATCCGAGAAGCATTACAAGTACTCCTAg ATACAGAGAATCATCCTGTCTTAATTCACTGCAAAAGTGGCAAG CACCGGACCGGATGTCTAGTCGGGTGTGTGAGGAAGATACAGAGATGGTGTTTGTCTTCCATCTTCGACGAGTACCAGAGATTTGCAgcttccaaagctagaatctcAGACCAGAGATTCATGGAGCTCTTTGACATCTCCAATTTAAGGCATTCACCACTCTCCTTCTCATGTTCCAAGAGGTGCTGA
- the LOC106366126 gene encoding protein WVD2-like 2 — protein MGREPEEEKHMDNKLNSSSQQMEPAEVKECTTDHNSVVDDGSGSHSSSGQRKKLSTTPPSHKTRGGGGGVNYTVPKPFSLSAEKPAASSVCARAGVDSHNSSPGNAASRNSSSGSRGSQPNSPMPARKTMDHKKHHDDEDTFSVASSSATSVRTIKPKVTIGVAPTFSSTSRLERRKEFYKKLEEKQKALEEEKRENEKRLKEEQEVVTKQLRKNMAYKANPVPTFYYEPPPQKPPLKKFPLTRPKSPNLNRRKSCSDTVNSSHQEVKGKHCVRHRHSVDGRKDVSNPRRTPDTKKSTRETPTKSEEVYGKNKSGNEGEAGENCN, from the exons ATGGGGAGAGAACCAGAGGAGGAGAAACACATGGATAATAAGCTAAACAGCTCTTCGCAGCAAATGGAGCCTGCAGAGGTTAAGGAGTGTACTACTGATCACAACTCGGTTGTAGATGACGGATCTGGATCCCATTCATCTTCTGGTCAAAGGAAGAAGCTAAGCACAACACCTCCTTCTCACAAAActcgtggtggtggtggtggcgtgAATTACACTGTTCCAAAGCCATTCTCTCTGTCGGCTGAAAAGCCTGCTGCTTCCTCTGTCTGCGCAAGAGCAGGAGTTGATAGTCATAATAGCTCACCGGGAAATGCTGCTAGCCGCAACTCTTCTTCTGGATCAAGAGGTTCACAG CCAAACTCGCCTATGCCAGCGAGGAAGACAATGGATCACAAGAAGCACCATGATGATGAAGATACTTTTTCTGTTGCTTCCTC aTCAGCTACATCTGTAAGAACTATTAAACCCAAGGTTACCATTGGAGTTGCTCCAACCTTTAGCAGCACTTCGCGGCTGGAGAGACGCAAAGAG TTTTACAAGAAGCTAGAGGAGAAACAGAAAGCACttgaggaagagaagagagaaaacgaGAAAAGGCTTAAG GAAGAGCAAGAAGTAGTCACTAAGCAACTCAGGAAGAACATGGCTTACAAAGCTAATCCAGTACCGACTTTCTACTACGAGCCTCCTCCACAGAAACCTCCATTGAAAAAG TTTCCTCTGACTCGGCCCAAGTCACCAAACCTTAACCGCAGAAAGAGCTGCAGCGACACAGTCAACTCATCACATCAGGAGGTGAAAGGGAAGCATTGTGTTCGACATCGCCACAGTGTAGACGGTCGCAAGGACGTATCCAACCCGAGGAGGACACCAGATACGAAGAAGTCCACAAGGGAAACACCAACAAAGTCTGAAGAAGTTTATGGGAAAAACAAGAGTGGCAATGAGGGAGAGGCAGGTGAGAACTGCAATTGA
- the LOC106366124 gene encoding uncharacterized protein LOC106366124 — translation MEESSKRPDPIHKPPESPATKFSFPRLLLWFDQSSRLKTLISWSLFFLLAVIVPMISHFVLICSDCDFKLHRPYDALVQLSLSIFAGISFVSLSAWSKRYGIRKFLFLHKLKDVSDKVRVGYEAEIQRSMKPLAIFVLPSLALQAIYRVWWYASGSDQIPYFINPTLSHVLACTLQLSSWLYRTSLFIIACLVYQVVCHLQILRLDEFARCFSSEITDFSATLAEHLKIHRELKIVSHRFRRFLVLSLFFVTATQFMALLTTIRASVPFHIYEVGELALCSISLVSGLFICLKSATQMTHKAQSVTSIATKWNVCASLDTFDDLDSGDTPKYPTSRQHFQILSRRRDVTRSSDDDEDGEVDSDLDNTTIHPIYARAISFQKRQALVTYLENNKAGITVYGFLVDKTWLRMIFSIELALLLWLLKKTIVNIT, via the exons ATGGAAGAATCATCGAAACGACCCGACCCGATCCACAAACCGCCGGAATCTCCGGCAACTAAATTCTCATTCCCGAGACTCCTTCTCTGGTTCGATCAGTCGAGCCGCCTTAAAACTCTGATCTCTTGgtccctcttcttcctcctcgccGTCATCGTTCCAATGATCTCACACTTCGTGCTAATCTGCTCCGACTGCGATTTCAAACTCCACCGTCCCTACGACGCATTGGTGCAGCTCTCTCTATCGATCTTCGCCGGAATCTCGTTCGTCAGCCTCTCGGCTTGGTCTAAGAGATACGGCATCCGCAAGTTCTTGTTCCTCCATAAACTCAAAGACGTCAGCGATAAAGTTAGAGTCGGGTACGAAGCAGAGATCCAG AGATCAATGAAGCCACTGGCTATCTTCGTCCTCCCATCACTTGCACTTCAAGCAATCTACCGTGTCTGGTGGTACGCTTCTGGCTCAGACCAGATACCTTACTTTATCAACCCAACGCTGAGCCACGTGTTAGCATGCACGCTCCAGCTCTCCTCTTGGCTCTACCGTACATCGCTCTTCATCATCGCTTGTCTCGTCTACCAAGTCGTCTGCCACCTCCAGATCCTTCGTCTCGATGAATTCGCTCGCTGCTTCTCCTCCGAGATTACTGACTTTAGTGCCACGCTCGCTGAGCATTTGAAGATCCATCGTGAACTGAAGATTGTTAGTCACCGTTTCAGACGGTTCTTAGTACTGTCATTGTTTTTCGTCACTGCCACTCAGTTCATGGCGTTGCTTACTACCATAAGAGCCAGTGTTCCCTTTCATATATACGAAGTTGGCGAACTCGCG TTATGTTCCATAAGTTTGGTGTCAGGGCTTTTCATATGCTTGAAAAGTGCAACACAGATGACTCACAAAGCTCAATCCGTAACCAGCATCGCCACTAAATGGAACGTATGCGCCTCTCTAGACACGTTTGATGATCTTGACAGTGGAGATACTCCTAAATATCCAACATCCAGACAACATTTTCAGATTTTGTCGCGCCGTCGTGATGTTACTCGAtcatctgatgatgatgaagatggagAAGTAGATAGTGATCTTGACAATACCACGATACATCCAATCTATGCACGTGCCATTTCTTTCCAGAAACGTCAAGCTCTAG TGACATATCTAGAGAACAACAAAGCCGGGATCACGGTTTACGGATTCTTGGTGGATAAAACATGGCTTCGGATGATCTTTAGCATTGAGCTTGCTCTTCTTCTATGGCTTCTCAAAAAGACAATCG TGAacataacatga
- the LOC106366123 gene encoding EH domain-containing protein 2 isoform X1, with amino-acid sequence METSSAISIGTCLKEHQKIYKEWFNIADSDGDGRVSGNDATKFFAMSKLSRQELKQVWAVADSKRQGFLGLTEFITAMKLVTLAQEGHEITSDLLKGSVDLMSVELPVLEGLENVVSKQKASKAYADDEDNVVTQPQVVKEKAPWFKSKAIIKPQVNVVTIVDGLKRLYAEKLKPLEVTYRFNDFASPVLTNSDFDAKPMVMLLGQYSTGKTTFIKHLLGCEYPGAHIGPEPTTDRFVVAMSGPDERTIPGNTMAVQADMPFNGLTSFGGAFLSKFECSQMPHPLLDQITLVDTPGVLSGEKQRMQRSYDFTGVISWFASKCDMILLLFDPHKLDISDEFKRVITSLRGNEDKIRVVLNKADQVDTQQLMRVYGALMWSLGKVLNTPEVVRVYIGSFNDKPINEAVVGPIGKELFEKEQNDLITDLMTIPKKACDRKINEFVKRARAAKINAYIMSHLKKEMPAMMGKSKAQQRLMDNLQQEFEKVQQEYHLPAGDFPSVEHFREVLGGYNIDKFEKLKPKMIQAVDDMLGYDIPDLLKKFRNPYE; translated from the exons ATGGAGACTTCATCGGCGATCTCAATCGGTACTTGTTTGAAAGAGCACCAGAAGATCTACAAGGAATGGTTTAACATCGCCGATTCAG ATGGAGATGGACGTGTTTCTGGGAACGATGCTACGAAGTTCTTCGCCATGTCAAAGCTTTCTCGTCAGGAACTCAAACAG GTTTGGGCAGTTGCGGATTCGAAGAGGCAGGGGTTTCTAGGTTTGACTGAGTTCATCACTGCGATGAAG ctCGTCACATTGGCACAAGAAGGACATGAGATTACTTCAGATCTTCTGAAGGGTTCTG TTGATCTGATGAGTGTGGAACTTCCTGTGTTGGAAGGACTGGAGAATGTGGTATCT AAACAGAAAGCATCAAAAGCATATGCTGATGACGAAGACAATG TAGTTACTCAGCCACAAGTAGTCAAGGAAAAAGCTCCCTGGTTCAAATCAAAAGCTATTATAAAG CCTCAGGTTAATGTGGTGACAATCGTTGATGGCTTGAAAAGATTGTACGCTGAAAAGCTAAAGCCTTTGGAAGTCACATATCGTTTCAATGATTTTGCATCTCCAGTGCTG ACTAATAGTGATTTTGATGCCAAACCCATGGTCATGCTTTTGGGTCAATATTCCACCGGGAAAACaacatttataaaacatttgctGGGATGTGAATATCCAG GAGCTCACATTGGTCCAGAACCAACAACAGATAGATTTGTGGTTGCAATG AGCGGACCAGATGAGCGGACCATACCTGGAAATACAATGGCTGTTCAAGCTGACATGCCATTTAACGGGTTAACAAGTTTTGGAGGTGCTTTCCTATCAAAGTTCGAGTGCTCTCAGATGCCTCATCCT CTCTTGGACCAGATCACTCTTGTAGACACTCCAGGAGTTCTTTCAGGAGAGAAACAAAGGATGCAAAGAAGCTATGACTTCACCGGTGTCATCTCATGGTTTGCATCTAAGTGTGACATGATTCTGCTTCTTTTCGATCCCCACAAGCTCGACATCAGCGATGAATTCAAGCGTGTCATTACATCTCTGCGTGGTAACGAGGACAAGATACGTGTAGTCTTAAACAAAGCTGACCAAGTTGATACTCAACAA CTTATGAGGGTATATGGAGCGTTAATGTGGTCCCTTGGTAAAGTTTTGAACACACCAGAGGTCGTACGTGTCTACATTGG ATCCTTCAATGATAAACCCATAAACGAAGCTGTCGTTGGTCCAATTGGTAAAGAATTGTTTGAGAAAGAGCAAAACGACCTCATCACAGACTTAATGACCATACCTAAGAAAGCATGCGACAGAAAG ATTAACGAGTTTGTGAAGAGAGCTCGAGCTGCGAAGATCAATGCCTACATAATGAGTCATCTGAAGAAAGAAATGCCAGCAATGATGGGAAAGTCCAAAGCTCAGCAACGTCTCATGGACAATCTTCAGCAAGAATTTGAAAAG gTGCAACAAGAGTATCATCTCCCGGCAGGAGATTTTCCAAGTGTGGAGCATTTCAGAGAAGTATTGGGAGGATATAACATTGACAAGTTTGAGAAATTGAAGCCTAAGATGATTCAAGCAGTGGATGATATGCTTGGCTACGATATTCCAGATCTCTTGAAGAAATTCAGAAATCCATATGAGTGA
- the LOC106366123 gene encoding EH domain-containing protein 2 isoform X2: protein METSSAISIGTCLKEHQKIYKEWFNIADSDGDGRVSGNDATKFFAMSKLSRQELKQVWAVADSKRQGFLGLTEFITAMKLVTLAQEGHEITSDLLKGSVDLMSVELPVLEGLENVVSKQKASKAYADDEDNVTQPQVVKEKAPWFKSKAIIKPQVNVVTIVDGLKRLYAEKLKPLEVTYRFNDFASPVLTNSDFDAKPMVMLLGQYSTGKTTFIKHLLGCEYPGAHIGPEPTTDRFVVAMSGPDERTIPGNTMAVQADMPFNGLTSFGGAFLSKFECSQMPHPLLDQITLVDTPGVLSGEKQRMQRSYDFTGVISWFASKCDMILLLFDPHKLDISDEFKRVITSLRGNEDKIRVVLNKADQVDTQQLMRVYGALMWSLGKVLNTPEVVRVYIGSFNDKPINEAVVGPIGKELFEKEQNDLITDLMTIPKKACDRKINEFVKRARAAKINAYIMSHLKKEMPAMMGKSKAQQRLMDNLQQEFEKVQQEYHLPAGDFPSVEHFREVLGGYNIDKFEKLKPKMIQAVDDMLGYDIPDLLKKFRNPYE, encoded by the exons ATGGAGACTTCATCGGCGATCTCAATCGGTACTTGTTTGAAAGAGCACCAGAAGATCTACAAGGAATGGTTTAACATCGCCGATTCAG ATGGAGATGGACGTGTTTCTGGGAACGATGCTACGAAGTTCTTCGCCATGTCAAAGCTTTCTCGTCAGGAACTCAAACAG GTTTGGGCAGTTGCGGATTCGAAGAGGCAGGGGTTTCTAGGTTTGACTGAGTTCATCACTGCGATGAAG ctCGTCACATTGGCACAAGAAGGACATGAGATTACTTCAGATCTTCTGAAGGGTTCTG TTGATCTGATGAGTGTGGAACTTCCTGTGTTGGAAGGACTGGAGAATGTGGTATCT AAACAGAAAGCATCAAAAGCATATGCTGATGACGAAGACAATG TTACTCAGCCACAAGTAGTCAAGGAAAAAGCTCCCTGGTTCAAATCAAAAGCTATTATAAAG CCTCAGGTTAATGTGGTGACAATCGTTGATGGCTTGAAAAGATTGTACGCTGAAAAGCTAAAGCCTTTGGAAGTCACATATCGTTTCAATGATTTTGCATCTCCAGTGCTG ACTAATAGTGATTTTGATGCCAAACCCATGGTCATGCTTTTGGGTCAATATTCCACCGGGAAAACaacatttataaaacatttgctGGGATGTGAATATCCAG GAGCTCACATTGGTCCAGAACCAACAACAGATAGATTTGTGGTTGCAATG AGCGGACCAGATGAGCGGACCATACCTGGAAATACAATGGCTGTTCAAGCTGACATGCCATTTAACGGGTTAACAAGTTTTGGAGGTGCTTTCCTATCAAAGTTCGAGTGCTCTCAGATGCCTCATCCT CTCTTGGACCAGATCACTCTTGTAGACACTCCAGGAGTTCTTTCAGGAGAGAAACAAAGGATGCAAAGAAGCTATGACTTCACCGGTGTCATCTCATGGTTTGCATCTAAGTGTGACATGATTCTGCTTCTTTTCGATCCCCACAAGCTCGACATCAGCGATGAATTCAAGCGTGTCATTACATCTCTGCGTGGTAACGAGGACAAGATACGTGTAGTCTTAAACAAAGCTGACCAAGTTGATACTCAACAA CTTATGAGGGTATATGGAGCGTTAATGTGGTCCCTTGGTAAAGTTTTGAACACACCAGAGGTCGTACGTGTCTACATTGG ATCCTTCAATGATAAACCCATAAACGAAGCTGTCGTTGGTCCAATTGGTAAAGAATTGTTTGAGAAAGAGCAAAACGACCTCATCACAGACTTAATGACCATACCTAAGAAAGCATGCGACAGAAAG ATTAACGAGTTTGTGAAGAGAGCTCGAGCTGCGAAGATCAATGCCTACATAATGAGTCATCTGAAGAAAGAAATGCCAGCAATGATGGGAAAGTCCAAAGCTCAGCAACGTCTCATGGACAATCTTCAGCAAGAATTTGAAAAG gTGCAACAAGAGTATCATCTCCCGGCAGGAGATTTTCCAAGTGTGGAGCATTTCAGAGAAGTATTGGGAGGATATAACATTGACAAGTTTGAGAAATTGAAGCCTAAGATGATTCAAGCAGTGGATGATATGCTTGGCTACGATATTCCAGATCTCTTGAAGAAATTCAGAAATCCATATGAGTGA
- the LOC125578097 gene encoding uncharacterized protein LOC125578097, with product MSTHLDKALYHLSLEDEDDEPLVLPDSPEYYSTGRNSLSLLYDRVRGVALSKERFQFIFVYEHDLLDVLNRGVHTFHLWPIVLERWVKKPPIDYLQHFMVWVHMRNIPINHYTKKALWSLGDFAGQVVEVAFDPDKPQLRDYVRVLVKFDVARPLRRFKKVTIPGGEEVKILYDYERLQKRCYTCQRLTHDQSQCPFFIKQQSLADKSPAATLNDNRSSELIKTLAESDPLFGVIPQKLLGVDPISGKLKIADEVLEGMRTYLLVASGPEKVARVERVRKSLEELENDPIGRRTMLMLEPTPTITSDLDKGKGIVYDFSHQSKSSSNPPKLMASAIAAGSKVLQSGKVVSELPIPKSQSMPFQLCFSQEGSTGFNTGFLETSTSGTLQKKTRARRRPGTFTRKTNGKAVMKADKDAGKIVGEGVVSDAKRKAQQDVEPSQSSARFKKPLVVPIEGPSNI from the exons ATGTCGACGCATCTTGATAAAGCTCTGTATCACCTGTCTttggaagatgaagatgatgaaccaTTAGTTCTTCCGGATTCGCCGGAGTACTACTCTACAGGAAGAAACTCTCTAAGCTTG CTTTATGACAGAGTGAGAGGTGTGGCCCTTTCTAAAGAACGCTTTCAGTTCATCTTCGTGTATGAACACGATCTTCTAGACGTTCTCAACAGAGGCGTTCACACTTTTCATCTATGGCCAATTGTGTTAGAGAGATGGGTTAAAAAACCTCCGATAGATTATCTTCAACACTTTATGGTTTGGGTTCATATGAGGAACATCCCTATCAACCATTATACCAAGAAAGCTCTATGGTCTCTGGGGGATTTTGCTGGTCAGGTGGTTGAAGTAGCTTTTGATCCGGATAAGCCTCAGCTCAGAGACTATGTAAGGGTGCTGGTGAAGTTTGATGTGGCAAGACCTCTCAGAAGATTCAAGAAAGTTACAATTCCAGGAGGAGAAGAggttaaaatattatatgactATGAAAGATTGCAGAAAAGATGTTATACTTGTCAGAGGCTTACGCATGATCAGAGTCAGTGTCCTTTCTTCATCAAGCAGCAATCTTTAGCCGACAAGTCGCCGGCTGCTACTTTGAATGATAATAGAAGTTCAGAACTTATAAAAACGCTAGCAGAGTCTGATCCCTTGTTTGGGGTCATTCCTCAGAAGCTTTTGGGTGTGGATCCTATCTCCGGGAAGCTTAAGATTGCGGATGAGGTTCTGGAAGGAATGCGGACTTACTTATTGGTTGCTTCTGGTCCAGAAAAGGTGGCGAGAGTTGAAAGAGTGAGGAAATCGCTTGAGGAGCTAGAGAATGATCCGATTGGTAGAAGGACTATGCTTATGCTAGAGCCAACTCCAACTATTACGTCAGATCTGGATAAAGGCAAAGGAATTGTGTATGATTTCAGTCATCAATCGAAATCTTCCTCAAATCCTCCGAAGTTGATGGCCTCTGCGATTGCTGCGGGTTCTAAGGTTCTGCAGTCTGGAAAGGTTGTTTCGGAACTGCCTATACCAAAGTCTCAGTCGATGCCTTTTCAACTTTGTTTCTCTCAGGAGGGTTCAACGGGTTTTAATACTGGTTTCCTTGAAACTAGTACATCCGGGACTCTTCAGAAGAAAACAAGAGCTAGAAGGAGGCCAGGAACTTTCACAAGGAAGACAAATGGCAAAGCGGTTATGAAGGCAGATAAAGACGCAGGGAAGATAGTTGGAGAAGGTGTGGTTTCTGATGCGAAAAGGAAGGCACAACAAGATGTCGAGCCATCTCAAAGCTCTGCAAGGTTTAAGAAACCATTGGTGGTCCCGATTGAGGGACCATCCAATATCTAA